The Leptolyngbya sp. FACHB-261 DNA window CAACACAGAACATAGCAACCTCAGCACCGGCAAAGCTGGCCGTAACCGTTGGCGTGGACGCCGTCCTAAGGTGCGAGGCGTGGTGATGAACCCGGTTGATCACCCCCATGGTGGTGGTGAGGGTCGTGCTCCAATTGGCCGCAGCACCCCTGTAACCCCTTGGGGTAAGCCAACCTTAGGCTACAAAACCCGTAAAAAGAACAAGCAAAGTGACTCTCTTATTGTCCGCCGTCGTCGTCGTGGTTCTCGGCGCGGTAAGGGTGGACGGAACACCTAACGGTTATTCCCATCTTGCTTTGGCTCCAGCTAAACCCATTCAGAGTCAGCACTTATGCCCCGTTCACTGAAAAAAGGTCCCTTCGTTGCTGACCATCTACTGAGTAAAATCGAGGCCCTCAATGTGAAGGGTGAGAAGCAGGTCATCAAAACCTGGTCACGAGCTTCTACGATTCTGCCCCAGATGATCGGTCATACGATTGCTGTTCACAACGGTAAGCAGCACGTTCCAGTCTATGTGAGTGAGCAGATGGTGGGCCACAAGCTAGGTGAGTTTGCCCCCACTCGCACATTCCGAGGTCACGCCAAGAGCGGTGACAAGAAGGCCCGTCGTTAAGGCCTTATCCAAACGAGATTTTGCAGGACTTGAAACTATGGCCGCTGAAGCTGTAACCGAAGTAAAGGCAATTGCCCGCTACATCCGCATGTCTCCCCATAAGGTGCGTCGGGTTCTCGATCAGATTCGGGGCCGTAGCTACCGGGAAGCTCTCATCATTCTAGAGTTCATGCCCTATCGGGCTTGTGAGCCAATTCTCAAGGTCCTGCGCAGTGCAGTCGCTAACGCAGAGCATAACAATGGCATGGACCCTGCAACTCTGGTCGTTTCGACTGCCTTCTCCGATGGAGGACCGTCGTTGAAGCGTTTTCGCCCTCGGGCTCAGGGTCGCGCTTACCAAATCCGCAAACCTACCTGCACCATCACCGTTGCTGTTCGGTCTATGACCGAGGTCGAAGCGGCTAAGGCCAGCTAAGCCCATCTCTTGATTGCCGCACTTTTTGGACTTACCCATGGGACAGAAAATCAACCCAACCGGTCTTCGTCTTGGGATCACCCAATCCCACCGTTCCCGCTGGTTCGCTGAGCCAAAGCGCTACCCGGAACTGGTGCAGGAGGATTTCAAGATCCGGAAGTACATTAACAAAGTTCTCGATAACGCTGGTGTCTCTGAGATTTACATCGAGCGCAAAGCTGATCAAATCGCCCTGGAGATCCGGACTGCCCGACCGGGTGTTGTGGTTGGTCGAGGCGGTAAGGGGATTGAAGATCTGCGTAATGGTTTGCGCAAAGAGCTAGGCAGTGGTGAGCGTCAGATCCAGGTCAACGTTGTTGAAGTGGCCCGGGTCGATGCCGAAGCTCCTTTGATTGCAGAATACATTGCTCAACAGCTAGAGCGTCGGGTCTCATTCCGTCGCGTGGTACGCCAAGCTATTCAACGTGCTCAGCGGGCTGGTATCCAAGGCATCAAGATTCAAGTCGGTGGGCGTCTTAACGGGGCTGAAATTGCACGCTCTGAGGCAACTCGTGAGGGTAGTGTC harbors:
- the rplV gene encoding 50S ribosomal protein L22, producing the protein MAAEAVTEVKAIARYIRMSPHKVRRVLDQIRGRSYREALIILEFMPYRACEPILKVLRSAVANAEHNNGMDPATLVVSTAFSDGGPSLKRFRPRAQGRAYQIRKPTCTITVAVRSMTEVEAAKAS
- the rpsS gene encoding 30S ribosomal protein S19, translating into MPRSLKKGPFVADHLLSKIEALNVKGEKQVIKTWSRASTILPQMIGHTIAVHNGKQHVPVYVSEQMVGHKLGEFAPTRTFRGHAKSGDKKARR
- the rpsC gene encoding 30S ribosomal protein S3; the encoded protein is MGQKINPTGLRLGITQSHRSRWFAEPKRYPELVQEDFKIRKYINKVLDNAGVSEIYIERKADQIALEIRTARPGVVVGRGGKGIEDLRNGLRKELGSGERQIQVNVVEVARVDAEAPLIAEYIAQQLERRVSFRRVVRQAIQRAQRAGIQGIKIQVGGRLNGAEIARSEATREGSVPLHTLRADIDYAYKSARTIYGVLGVKVWIFKGEILPSQEQQPDTANAQQPRRRPGGQRRRPQFEDRSGASDS